One segment of Paraburkholderia caribensis DNA contains the following:
- a CDS encoding UdgX family uracil-DNA binding protein (This protein belongs to the uracil DNA glycosylase superfamily, members of which act in excision repair of DNA. However, it belongs more specifically to UdgX branch, whose founding member was found to bind uracil in DNA (where it does not belong), without cleaving it, appears to promote DNA repair by a pathway involving RecA, rather than base excision.), translating to MSTRTPAPPADDQSGRPQAPAKQTPPIDPGQQPKRLDDCRRCALWARATQAVGGTGPKHAPIMMVGEQPGDKEDQQGKPFVGPAGQLLDDALKEAGVARHDVYVTNAVKHFKWEPRGKRRMHKTPAQREIDACHYWLERELASVGPRAIVALGATALKALLEDRDARLQAVVGKVLEHGGRRVVPTYHPSFALRAPDQATRERAYAAIVAALREAGKLARREAARDSDG from the coding sequence ATGAGCACACGCACACCCGCCCCGCCAGCCGACGACCAATCCGGCCGACCGCAAGCCCCGGCAAAACAAACGCCGCCGATCGACCCCGGCCAGCAGCCAAAGCGCCTCGACGATTGCCGCCGCTGCGCGTTGTGGGCACGCGCGACGCAGGCGGTCGGCGGGACCGGCCCGAAGCACGCGCCGATCATGATGGTGGGCGAGCAACCAGGCGATAAGGAGGATCAACAGGGCAAGCCGTTCGTCGGCCCTGCCGGACAACTGCTCGACGACGCGTTGAAGGAAGCGGGCGTCGCCCGCCACGACGTGTACGTGACGAATGCCGTCAAGCATTTCAAATGGGAACCGCGCGGCAAGCGCCGGATGCACAAGACGCCCGCGCAACGCGAGATCGACGCGTGTCATTACTGGCTGGAGCGCGAACTGGCATCCGTCGGTCCGCGCGCGATCGTCGCACTCGGCGCGACAGCGCTGAAGGCGTTACTGGAGGATCGCGACGCGCGGCTTCAGGCCGTCGTCGGCAAGGTGCTCGAGCACGGCGGGCGCCGCGTCGTGCCGACCTATCATCCATCGTTCGCGCTGCGTGCACCGGATCAAGCGACGCGCGAACGCGCCTATGCCGCCATCGTCGCGGCATTGCGTGAAGCGGGCAAGCTCGCGCGGCGCGAAGCCGCGCGCGATAGCGACGGATGA
- a CDS encoding Lrp/AsnC family transcriptional regulator has translation MCATKLRGDSAREATPLSQLDRLDRAILKQLQQDASISNVALAAKVKLSAPACLRRVERLKEMGLIRATVALLDPKALGAGMLVVIGVVLDRSTPETFAAFEKAAQKVSGCMECHVVTGEFDYFMLVRTRDSESFNRLHAEQLLYLPGVRQIRSFMVLKEILSTTRFPF, from the coding sequence ATGTGCGCAACAAAATTACGCGGTGACTCCGCTCGTGAAGCTACGCCGCTGTCGCAACTCGACCGCCTCGATCGCGCGATCCTCAAGCAGCTCCAGCAGGACGCGTCGATCTCGAACGTCGCGCTCGCGGCGAAGGTGAAGCTGAGCGCGCCCGCGTGTCTGCGGCGCGTCGAGCGGCTCAAGGAAATGGGACTGATCCGCGCGACGGTCGCGTTGCTCGATCCGAAAGCGCTCGGCGCGGGGATGCTGGTGGTGATCGGCGTCGTGCTCGACCGCTCCACGCCCGAAACCTTCGCGGCGTTCGAGAAGGCTGCACAAAAAGTGTCGGGCTGCATGGAGTGCCACGTCGTGACGGGGGAATTCGATTACTTCATGCTCGTGCGCACGCGCGACAGCGAGAGCTTCAACCGGCTGCACGCGGAGCAATTGCTATACCTGCCGGGTGTGCGGCAGATCCGCAGCTTCATGGTGCTCAAGGAAATCCTGTCGACGACCAGGTTCCCATTCTGA
- a CDS encoding DUF4410 domain-containing protein — protein sequence MFAALNSVRGKTLRSACAAIAFSAMLLSGCAAASVTNTAQYSTLTQANPQNVYVYTFASNPESVKLDNSGLIHKLSASFPGSSQSSQTQEAAEASNALTDEIVAKLQSMGVHAIRTDAPPPADQNVLIVEGAVGSIDAGNHRRRTLIGLGAGKSEVTAHVQVLYKPAGGMPQLVQTFDADANSGHMPGVAETAGVGAAVGHVATSAAVGGALHVGSEHKNDTVTSDAKKLADSVAKQVAQIGVAQGWMPGELVK from the coding sequence ATGTTTGCAGCTCTCAACTCCGTTCGTGGCAAGACCCTTCGCAGCGCTTGCGCTGCAATCGCCTTCAGCGCGATGCTGCTGAGCGGCTGCGCGGCCGCCAGCGTCACGAACACCGCCCAATACTCGACGCTCACGCAAGCGAACCCGCAGAACGTCTATGTCTACACGTTCGCGAGCAATCCTGAATCCGTGAAGCTCGACAACAGCGGCCTGATTCACAAACTGAGCGCAAGCTTCCCGGGTTCGTCGCAATCGTCGCAAACACAGGAAGCCGCGGAGGCAAGCAACGCGCTGACGGACGAAATCGTCGCAAAACTCCAGTCGATGGGCGTGCACGCGATCCGCACCGACGCGCCGCCGCCTGCCGACCAGAACGTGCTGATCGTCGAAGGCGCGGTCGGCTCGATCGACGCGGGCAACCATCGCCGCCGCACGTTGATCGGCCTCGGCGCCGGCAAGAGCGAGGTGACGGCGCACGTGCAGGTGCTGTACAAGCCGGCAGGCGGCATGCCGCAACTGGTGCAGACCTTCGACGCCGACGCGAACAGCGGTCATATGCCGGGCGTCGCGGAAACGGCGGGCGTCGGCGCGGCAGTAGGACACGTGGCGACGTCGGCGGCCGTGGGCGGCGCGCTGCACGTCGGCTCGGAGCACAAGAACGATACCGTCACGAGCGACGCGAAGAAGCTGGCCGACTCCGTGGCGAAGCAGGTTGCGCAGATCGGCGTCGCGCAAGGATGGATGCCGGGCGAACTGGTGAAATAA
- a CDS encoding MFS transporter, whose amino-acid sequence MLGTVFNYLARSSLSVAAPTLTDKLHMTTQQYSYVVAAFQGAYTVMQPIAGYILDFVGLKIGFAIFAIAWAASNMLHGLATGWTSLAFFRGLLGMSEAAIFPAGMKAISQWFPAKERSIATGWLNTGTSIGAMLAPPLVVYCILTFNWQMAFVVTGGSALIWVALWLVFFRKPEDHPNLSTDERQYILSGQEPRAQDATARPSWRHVLSTRRFWGIAIPRFLAEPAWQTFNFWIPLYLFTVRHMNLKEIALFGWMPFLAADLGCLVGGYLAPFFIRRFNASLITSRKLVIICGAVLMAGPACIGLAASPYVAIALFCMGAFAHQAISGALFTLASDVFGQHEVGTATGFSGMFGWLGGMIFSLIVGALAATLGYNPLFVCLMLFDIIGATLAWKLITHGESFSPPLTGVPVELAGRTTSGR is encoded by the coding sequence ATGCTCGGGACCGTCTTCAACTATCTCGCGCGCAGTTCGCTGTCCGTCGCTGCCCCGACGCTCACCGACAAGCTGCACATGACGACGCAGCAATACTCGTACGTCGTCGCGGCATTCCAGGGCGCTTACACGGTGATGCAGCCCATCGCGGGCTATATCCTCGACTTCGTCGGGCTCAAGATCGGCTTTGCAATCTTCGCTATCGCATGGGCCGCGTCGAACATGCTGCACGGCCTTGCCACCGGCTGGACCTCGCTTGCGTTCTTCCGTGGCCTGCTCGGCATGAGCGAGGCCGCCATTTTCCCGGCGGGCATGAAGGCAATCAGCCAATGGTTCCCCGCGAAAGAACGCTCCATCGCGACAGGCTGGCTCAACACGGGCACGTCGATCGGCGCGATGCTCGCGCCGCCGCTCGTCGTGTACTGCATCCTCACGTTCAACTGGCAGATGGCCTTTGTCGTCACGGGCGGCTCGGCGCTGATCTGGGTGGCGCTGTGGCTCGTGTTCTTCCGCAAGCCCGAAGATCATCCGAATCTGTCGACCGACGAGCGTCAATACATCCTGTCCGGCCAGGAACCGCGCGCGCAAGACGCGACGGCGCGTCCGTCCTGGCGTCACGTGCTGTCGACGCGTCGCTTCTGGGGCATTGCCATTCCGCGCTTTCTCGCCGAACCGGCATGGCAGACCTTCAACTTCTGGATTCCCCTCTACCTGTTCACCGTGCGTCACATGAACCTGAAGGAGATCGCGCTGTTCGGCTGGATGCCGTTCCTTGCCGCGGACCTCGGGTGTCTGGTCGGCGGCTATCTCGCGCCGTTCTTCATTCGCCGCTTCAACGCGTCGCTGATCACGTCGCGCAAACTGGTCATTATCTGCGGCGCGGTGCTGATGGCCGGTCCCGCGTGCATCGGCCTCGCGGCCAGCCCGTATGTCGCGATCGCGCTGTTCTGCATGGGCGCCTTCGCTCACCAAGCCATTTCCGGCGCGCTGTTCACGCTGGCATCCGACGTGTTCGGCCAGCACGAAGTCGGCACGGCGACGGGCTTCTCCGGCATGTTCGGCTGGCTGGGCGGGATGATCTTCTCGTTGATCGTCGGCGCGTTGGCGGCTACTCTCGGCTATAACCCGCTGTTCGTCTGTCTGATGCTGTTCGACATCATCGGCGCGACTCTCGCGTGGAAGCTGATCACGCATGGCGAGTCGTTCTCGCCGCCACTGACGGGCGTGCCTGTGGAACTCGCCGGGCGGACCACATCGGGCCGCTGA
- a CDS encoding 1-aminocyclopropane-1-carboxylate deaminase, which produces MNLQRFPRYPLTFGPTPIQPLKRLSDHLGGKVQLYAKREDCNSGLAFGGNKTRKLEYLIPEALAQGCDTLVSIGGIQSNQTRQVAAVAAHLGMKCVLVQENWVNYSDAVYDRVGNIQMSRIMGADVRLVPDGFDIGFRKSWEDALDSVRAAGGKPYAIPAGCSDHPLGGLGFVGFAEEVRQQEAELGFRFDYIVVCSVTGSTQAGMIVGFAADGRADRVIGIDASAKPEHTREQITRIAKRTAEQVDLGRDITAQDVVLDTRYGGPEYGLPNEGTLEAIRLCARLEGVMTDPVYEGKSMHGMIDKVRRGEFPEGSKVLYAHLGGVPALNAYSFLFREG; this is translated from the coding sequence ATGAACCTGCAACGTTTCCCCCGCTACCCCCTCACCTTCGGGCCGACGCCGATCCAGCCGCTCAAGCGCCTCTCCGATCATCTCGGCGGCAAGGTCCAGCTGTACGCGAAGCGCGAGGACTGCAATAGCGGTCTCGCGTTCGGCGGCAACAAGACGCGCAAGCTCGAATACCTGATTCCCGAAGCGCTCGCGCAAGGCTGCGACACGCTGGTATCGATTGGCGGCATCCAGTCGAACCAGACGCGCCAGGTGGCCGCCGTCGCTGCGCATCTGGGCATGAAGTGCGTGCTGGTGCAGGAGAACTGGGTGAACTATTCCGACGCCGTGTATGACCGCGTCGGCAATATCCAGATGTCGCGCATCATGGGCGCGGACGTGCGGCTGGTGCCGGACGGCTTCGACATCGGCTTTCGCAAGAGCTGGGAAGATGCGCTCGACAGCGTGCGCGCGGCAGGCGGCAAGCCCTATGCGATTCCCGCCGGGTGCTCGGACCATCCGCTCGGCGGGCTGGGTTTCGTCGGCTTCGCCGAGGAAGTGCGGCAGCAGGAAGCGGAACTCGGCTTCAGGTTCGACTACATCGTCGTGTGCTCGGTAACGGGCAGCACGCAGGCCGGGATGATCGTCGGCTTCGCGGCGGACGGACGCGCGGACCGCGTGATCGGCATCGACGCCTCGGCGAAACCGGAACACACCCGCGAGCAGATTACGCGCATCGCGAAGCGCACGGCCGAACAGGTCGATCTGGGCCGCGATATCACCGCGCAGGACGTCGTGCTCGACACGCGTTACGGCGGCCCGGAATACGGCTTGCCGAACGAAGGCACGCTCGAGGCGATCCGCCTGTGCGCGCGGCTCGAAGGCGTGATGACCGATCCCGTCTACGAAGGTAAGTCGATGCACGGGATGATCGACAAAGTGCGGCGCGGCGAGTTTCCGGAAGGATCGAAGGTGCTGTATGCGCATCTGGGCGGCGTGCCCGCGCTGAACGCCTATAGCTTCCTGTTCCGCGAAGGCTGA
- a CDS encoding chemotaxis protein codes for MSTLNPDDEQRPEPRQPGHDNASLGPSDSSDSGSDVAGAKRHEFDVDGELDNHALETGEAELASDTDRFGTGERASADGDSTLEDNEDIEVDRVISAAGEEDADGMADELADTPGEDADEDANLDDAPRERRK; via the coding sequence ATGAGCACACTCAATCCCGATGACGAACAACGCCCCGAGCCCAGGCAGCCGGGACACGACAACGCCTCGCTCGGGCCGAGCGATTCGTCGGATAGCGGCAGCGACGTTGCGGGCGCGAAGCGTCATGAATTCGATGTCGATGGCGAACTCGACAATCACGCGCTCGAAACGGGCGAAGCGGAACTCGCGAGCGACACCGACCGCTTCGGTACAGGCGAACGCGCCTCCGCCGATGGCGATTCGACGCTCGAGGACAACGAGGACATCGAAGTAGACCGCGTGATCAGCGCGGCGGGCGAAGAAGATGCCGACGGCATGGCGGACGAACTCGCCGACACCCCGGGTGAAGACGCCGACGAAGACGCGAACCTCGACGACGCACCACGCGAACGTCGCAAGTGA
- a CDS encoding hybrid sensor histidine kinase/response regulator: MSDDDKDPGSAASGHAEPPEPHADHSAAASGTNAPAAFSSEWLRLWAESTTDYSIFALALDGTIISWNRGGEAIQGYRPDEILGQHVRVMYTAEDQRAGLPELGLQRAREDGRHEMEGWRVRKDGSLFWANVIITALYAPDGELLGYGRVVRDISDKKKATDAALESDRRFRLLVQGVNDYAIFMLSPEGCVTNWNPGARRIKGYTDEQIIGSHFSCFYTPEDAAAGVPQRGLATAEREGRWEAEGWRVRRDGSRFWAHVVIDAIRDENGVLIGFAKITRDITERRQAAELLDQTRNALFQSQKMEALGKMTGGVAHDFNNVLQVLRGNLELLGARHDDAWSRARIGRAIEAVERGSKLAAQLLAFGRRQALQPVTTDLGGVLHGMDDLLRRALGERVEVRVHESHASGELWNVLVDTHQLESVVLNLAINSRDAMPEGGVLTFGLSNAVLYAQAAVAAQVEPGEYVKMTVTDTGAGMSADVVERAFDPFFTTKPEGQGTGLGLSMAYGFVLQSGGHIELASTPGVGTTVTIYLPRSTDPLIERPLAQSTSESGKDLRGDETVLVVEDDRRVQLTVVDMLSQLGYGVLTANDATEALTVLRSGARVDLLFSDVVMPGPLLSPEMVRQARLIRPSLKVLFTSGHTRDTTGLDAQLRRGADLLQKPYSRLQLARKIREVFDGPARATHDAAQCDTPGKLHILVVEDDRDGRDALCELLGLLGHTWDAVANAEEALKRLQLHPFDVLLTDLTLPGMSGLDLARAAVAMNAARHIVFASGRDVPVHDESLPFTWTALRKPYSFEQLKAVLDAQH, from the coding sequence ATGAGCGACGACGACAAGGACCCCGGCAGCGCGGCAAGCGGGCATGCGGAGCCGCCCGAACCGCACGCGGACCACAGCGCCGCGGCGAGCGGCACGAACGCGCCCGCCGCCTTCAGCAGCGAATGGCTGCGGCTGTGGGCCGAATCCACGACGGACTATTCAATTTTTGCGCTGGCCCTGGACGGCACCATCATCAGCTGGAACCGTGGCGGCGAAGCGATTCAGGGTTACCGGCCCGACGAGATTCTCGGCCAGCACGTGCGCGTGATGTACACCGCCGAAGACCAGCGTGCAGGCCTGCCGGAACTCGGGCTTCAGCGCGCGCGTGAAGACGGCCGCCATGAAATGGAAGGCTGGCGCGTGCGCAAGGACGGCAGCCTGTTCTGGGCGAACGTCATCATCACCGCGCTCTACGCACCCGACGGCGAGCTGCTCGGCTACGGGCGCGTCGTGCGCGACATCAGCGACAAGAAGAAAGCCACCGACGCCGCCCTCGAAAGCGACCGGCGCTTCCGGCTGCTGGTGCAGGGCGTGAACGACTACGCGATCTTCATGCTGTCGCCGGAAGGCTGCGTCACCAACTGGAATCCGGGCGCGCGGCGCATCAAGGGCTATACCGACGAGCAGATCATCGGCTCGCATTTCTCGTGCTTCTACACGCCCGAAGACGCGGCAGCGGGCGTGCCGCAGCGCGGCCTCGCGACGGCCGAGCGCGAAGGCCGCTGGGAGGCCGAAGGCTGGCGCGTGCGTCGCGACGGCAGCCGGTTCTGGGCGCACGTCGTGATCGACGCGATCCGCGACGAGAACGGCGTGCTGATCGGCTTCGCGAAAATCACACGCGACATCACCGAGCGCCGCCAGGCGGCGGAACTGCTCGACCAGACCCGCAACGCGCTGTTTCAGTCGCAGAAAATGGAAGCGCTCGGCAAGATGACGGGCGGCGTCGCGCACGACTTCAACAATGTGCTGCAAGTGCTGCGCGGCAATCTGGAACTGCTCGGCGCCCGCCACGACGATGCGTGGAGCCGGGCGCGTATCGGCCGCGCCATCGAGGCGGTCGAGCGCGGCTCGAAGCTCGCCGCGCAACTGCTCGCGTTCGGGCGCCGCCAGGCGCTGCAACCCGTCACGACCGATCTCGGCGGCGTGCTGCACGGCATGGACGACCTGTTGCGGCGCGCGCTCGGCGAGCGCGTCGAGGTGCGGGTACACGAATCGCATGCGAGCGGCGAGCTGTGGAACGTGCTGGTCGACACGCATCAGCTGGAAAGCGTCGTGCTCAACCTGGCCATCAATTCGCGCGATGCCATGCCCGAGGGCGGCGTGCTGACCTTCGGGCTGTCGAACGCGGTGCTGTACGCGCAAGCCGCCGTGGCCGCGCAGGTCGAGCCGGGCGAGTACGTGAAGATGACCGTCACCGACACCGGTGCGGGCATGAGCGCGGACGTCGTCGAGCGCGCGTTCGATCCGTTCTTCACGACCAAGCCCGAAGGCCAGGGCACAGGGCTGGGCCTGAGCATGGCCTACGGCTTCGTGCTGCAAAGCGGCGGGCACATCGAACTGGCGAGCACGCCGGGCGTCGGCACGACGGTGACGATCTATCTGCCGCGCTCGACTGATCCGCTCATCGAGCGGCCCCTCGCTCAGTCCACGTCCGAGTCCGGGAAAGACCTGCGCGGAGACGAAACCGTGCTCGTCGTCGAAGACGACCGGCGCGTGCAACTGACCGTGGTCGACATGTTGTCGCAACTCGGTTACGGCGTGCTGACGGCCAACGACGCGACCGAGGCGCTGACCGTCTTGCGCAGCGGCGCAAGAGTCGATCTGCTGTTCAGCGATGTCGTGATGCCCGGGCCGTTGTTGAGTCCCGAAATGGTGCGTCAGGCGCGACTGATACGGCCGTCGTTGAAGGTGCTGTTCACGTCGGGCCATACGCGAGACACGACGGGGCTCGACGCGCAACTGCGGCGCGGCGCCGATCTGCTGCAAAAGCCGTATAGCCGTTTGCAGCTCGCGCGGAAAATACGCGAGGTGTTCGACGGCCCGGCGCGCGCGACGCACGACGCGGCGCAGTGCGACACGCCGGGCAAGCTGCACATTCTCGTCGTCGAAGACGACCGGGACGGCCGCGATGCGCTGTGCGAGCTGCTCGGACTGCTCGGTCATACCTGGGACGCCGTGGCCAATGCCGAAGAAGCGCTGAAACGCCTGCAACTGCATCCGTTCGATGTGCTGCTGACCGATCTCACGCTGCCCGGCATGTCGGGCCTCGACCTCGCACGCGCGGCGGTCGCGATGAACGCCGCGCGGCACATCGTGTTCGCATCGGGTCGCGATGTGCCTGTGCACGACGAATCGCTGCCGTTCACCTGGACGGCGTTGCGCAAGCCTTATTCATTCGAGCAACTGAAGGCCGTGCTCGACGCGCAACATTGA
- a CDS encoding NAD-dependent epimerase/dehydratase family protein produces the protein MTKIALSGAGGQLGRFLRAALNERGVNLRSAAGSRALEPLFDGEDVMHGDLRDPAVVDRLMQGVDVLIHMAGTSVERPLPEIIENNLRGLVEVYEGARRHGVRRIIFASSNHAIGMYPVEDKLTLDCAFRPDGFYGLSKAWGESLARMYWDKHGIESVCIRIGSCIEKPTEFRHLSTWLGHDDFLHLIDRCINVPDLGFQVVWGVSNNTRSYWDNSAAAPLGYQPRQNAEDYADEILKQPNPLDPVAQRFQGGSFVTIDYTPPEQRNLRR, from the coding sequence ATGACGAAGATTGCGTTGAGCGGTGCGGGCGGTCAGCTTGGCCGCTTCCTGCGCGCCGCGCTGAACGAGCGTGGCGTGAACTTGCGGTCCGCGGCGGGCTCGCGCGCGCTGGAGCCGTTGTTCGACGGCGAGGACGTGATGCACGGCGATCTGCGCGACCCCGCCGTGGTCGACCGGCTGATGCAAGGCGTCGACGTGCTGATTCACATGGCGGGCACGAGCGTCGAACGGCCGTTGCCCGAGATCATCGAAAACAACTTGCGCGGCCTCGTCGAGGTGTATGAAGGCGCGCGTCGCCATGGCGTGCGCCGCATCATCTTCGCGAGCTCGAATCACGCGATCGGCATGTATCCCGTGGAGGACAAGCTCACGCTCGACTGCGCGTTCCGCCCCGATGGCTTCTACGGGCTGAGCAAGGCGTGGGGCGAATCGCTTGCGCGCATGTACTGGGACAAGCATGGCATCGAGAGCGTGTGCATCCGCATCGGCAGTTGCATTGAAAAGCCGACGGAGTTCAGACACCTCAGCACCTGGCTCGGTCACGACGACTTTCTGCATCTCATCGACCGTTGCATCAACGTGCCTGACCTTGGTTTCCAGGTGGTCTGGGGCGTGTCGAACAACACGCGCAGCTACTGGGACAATTCGGCCGCCGCGCCGCTCGGCTATCAACCACGGCAAAACGCCGAAGACTACGCCGACGAAATCCTGAAGCAGCCGAATCCGCTCGATCCCGTCGCGCAGCGTTTTCAAGGCGGCAGTTTCGTCACGATCGACTACACGCCGCCCGAGCAGCGCAACCTCCGTCGCTGA
- a CDS encoding glycoside hydrolase family 28 protein: MTTHHRSSRANRAGSSTSSAGSDGPQSPQRRTFIAFAGAAAGATLLGTLPGCGGDHSDPPAPTASSDPIWGSTGAAGQIIASLQKVSQSMFPPVDFVVTSYGAQTCAVIAATNPYAASASSPASPGADQTHAPGSFDSRAAFLAAIAACNAAGGGRVVVPSGTWYCAGPIVLQSNVNFHLGANCTIYFSPNPADYAKDGPVDCASNGKLYYSRWQANDCLNFGAPVYARNQTNIAITGEGATSVLNGQAMTPFAGSGSSSTCWWTWKGTKNAYGCTGSTTPSQAYTNPNNVDLKTVAPALPDALYALLTSTATPWQQDQNYLPALSEAGVPVEQRIFGVGHYLRPCMVEFLGCTNVLMENYRTNNTPFWQHHPTDCANVVIRGVTADSIGPNNDGFDPDACNNVLCDGVTFNTGDDCIAIKSGKALDTTYGPAQNHVIQNCTMNSGHGGITLGSEMGGGVQNIYARNLQMLNQNWQTNPLNIAIRIKTNMNRGGYVKNFYVDNVTLPNGVNLKGGGYGSALLAGSPINATVPLGVATASAANPSAAQGGLITFDCDYQPANDAVRTRPALVQNVNISNVTASNVTVNGVTASCFQAIVAQGPVAFDYNGAAPAPAIPPISGVTITNCNLGTPACNGTASATTPGPVYAYNVNAISLSNVTIGGTVCNSSVVDSR, translated from the coding sequence GTGACGACGCACCACAGAAGCAGTCGCGCAAACAGGGCAGGCTCGAGCACATCCAGCGCAGGTTCAGACGGTCCGCAATCGCCGCAACGGCGCACCTTCATCGCATTCGCGGGGGCCGCTGCGGGCGCCACGCTGCTCGGCACGCTGCCCGGTTGCGGCGGCGATCATTCGGATCCTCCGGCGCCAACGGCAAGCAGCGACCCGATCTGGGGCAGCACGGGCGCCGCCGGGCAGATAATCGCGTCGCTGCAGAAGGTTTCGCAGTCGATGTTTCCGCCCGTCGATTTCGTCGTCACCAGTTACGGCGCACAGACTTGCGCGGTGATCGCCGCGACCAATCCGTACGCCGCTTCGGCGTCGTCGCCAGCCAGCCCTGGCGCCGACCAGACCCACGCGCCCGGATCGTTCGATTCGCGTGCCGCGTTCCTTGCCGCCATCGCTGCGTGCAACGCGGCAGGCGGCGGGCGTGTCGTGGTGCCGTCAGGCACGTGGTATTGCGCGGGGCCGATCGTGTTGCAGAGCAATGTGAACTTCCATCTGGGCGCGAACTGCACGATCTATTTCAGCCCGAATCCCGCCGACTACGCGAAAGACGGCCCTGTCGATTGCGCATCGAACGGCAAGCTCTATTACAGCCGCTGGCAGGCAAACGATTGCCTGAACTTCGGCGCGCCCGTCTACGCACGCAATCAGACCAATATCGCGATTACCGGCGAGGGCGCGACCTCCGTGCTCAACGGCCAGGCGATGACGCCGTTCGCGGGCAGCGGCAGCTCGAGCACCTGCTGGTGGACCTGGAAAGGCACGAAGAACGCCTATGGCTGCACCGGCTCGACGACACCTTCGCAGGCCTATACGAACCCGAACAACGTCGACCTGAAAACGGTCGCGCCCGCTTTGCCGGATGCGCTCTACGCCTTGTTGACCAGCACCGCCACGCCCTGGCAGCAGGACCAGAACTATCTGCCGGCGCTATCGGAAGCGGGTGTGCCCGTCGAACAGCGGATCTTCGGCGTCGGGCATTATCTGAGGCCGTGCATGGTCGAGTTCCTCGGCTGCACGAACGTGCTGATGGAGAACTACCGCACCAACAACACGCCGTTCTGGCAGCACCATCCCACCGACTGCGCGAACGTCGTGATACGCGGCGTGACGGCGGACAGCATCGGTCCGAACAACGACGGCTTCGATCCCGACGCCTGCAACAACGTGCTGTGCGACGGCGTCACCTTCAACACGGGCGACGACTGCATCGCGATCAAGTCCGGCAAGGCGCTCGACACCACCTACGGCCCCGCGCAGAACCACGTGATCCAGAACTGCACGATGAACAGCGGCCACGGCGGCATCACGCTGGGCAGCGAAATGGGTGGCGGCGTGCAGAACATCTATGCGCGCAATCTGCAGATGCTCAACCAGAACTGGCAGACCAATCCGCTGAACATCGCGATCCGCATTAAGACGAACATGAATCGCGGCGGCTATGTGAAGAACTTCTACGTCGATAACGTCACGTTGCCGAACGGCGTCAATCTGAAGGGCGGCGGCTACGGCAGTGCGTTGCTCGCGGGCAGCCCGATCAACGCGACGGTGCCGCTGGGGGTGGCGACGGCCTCTGCCGCCAATCCTTCGGCGGCGCAGGGCGGGCTGATCACATTCGATTGCGACTATCAGCCCGCCAACGATGCCGTGCGCACGCGTCCCGCACTCGTGCAGAACGTGAACATTTCAAACGTGACGGCCAGCAACGTCACGGTGAACGGCGTGACGGCCTCGTGCTTCCAGGCGATCGTCGCGCAGGGCCCCGTCGCGTTCGACTACAACGGCGCCGCTCCCGCGCCCGCGATTCCGCCCATCTCGGGCGTCACGATCACGAACTGCAATCTCGGCACGCCCGCATGCAACGGCACGGCCAGCGCGACCACGCCGGGGCCTGTCTACGCGTACAACGTGAATGCGATTTCGCTGTCCAATGTGACCATCGGCGGGACGGTCTGCAACAGCTCGGTCGTGGACTCGCGATGA